Proteins from one Natrinema salinisoli genomic window:
- a CDS encoding EamA family transporter, translating into MEYLLWVLVALVAYGLMAPLTSAVTADVPPAVALFLSTTIFLCLTAVVLAATGTGRPADVVGPAAGIVYVAGLFLSTGILAYYQALERGPVSVVVPIYGLFIVGSSVIGIAFLGEELTATRAAGILVAALAIYLAAGGEE; encoded by the coding sequence ATGGAGTACCTCCTCTGGGTGCTCGTCGCGCTCGTGGCCTACGGACTGATGGCACCGCTGACGAGCGCCGTGACGGCGGACGTCCCGCCCGCGGTCGCGCTCTTCCTGTCGACGACGATCTTTCTCTGTCTGACGGCCGTCGTCCTCGCCGCGACGGGGACCGGCCGCCCCGCCGATGTAGTGGGCCCCGCAGCGGGAATCGTCTACGTCGCCGGGCTGTTCCTCTCCACGGGCATCCTCGCCTACTACCAGGCGCTCGAGCGCGGCCCGGTGAGCGTCGTCGTCCCGATCTACGGCCTGTTCATCGTCGGGAGTTCGGTCATCGGGATCGCGTTTCTCGGCGAGGAGTTGACGGCCACCCGCGCCGCCGGAATCCTCGTCGCAGCGCTCGCGATCTATCTCGCCGCGGGGGGTGAGGAGTGA
- the purH gene encoding bifunctional phosphoribosylaminoimidazolecarboxamide formyltransferase/IMP cyclohydrolase codes for MTRIAGMAGNRGRNLLNIADREPGGAEFAVILATDADAPVLEAAAERGIPTEVVPLADELSRREHEERVLEALSNYEFDLVCLDGYMRILSDTFLEETPTTLNVHPALLPSFPGMDAWGDALEAGVSVTGCTVHVVTDATDENGAVVESEVDAGPIVTQEPIPVYEGDDEDTLKDRVLYECEFRAYPRAVKWFAEGAMDVDLEAGDVTVDADVASTDGDDHDGLPARRLVSDDRADTLRYGENPHQGAAIYTDYTCDEASVVHADQLNEGAKALSYNNYNDADGALNLIKEFDEPAAAVIKHTNPAGCATADSLSKAYEKALSTDPMSAFGGIVALNRECDAATAEQIVDSFKEVVVAPGYTDDALEVLFEKENLRVLDVGELNDDHTERFTEKPLVGGRLVQERDLQSISVDDLEVVTEREPTEDELETMVFAWQTLKHVKSNGILFADGTETVGIGMGQVSRVDAVRLAAMKADEHAEGKDSQGAVMASDAFFPFPDGIEEAAEAGIEAVIQPGGSVNDEDVIEAADEHGMAMAFTGQRSFKHD; via the coding sequence ATGACGCGAATCGCCGGGATGGCCGGCAACCGAGGGCGTAACCTGTTGAACATCGCCGACCGAGAGCCGGGCGGAGCCGAGTTCGCCGTGATACTCGCGACCGACGCGGACGCGCCGGTACTCGAGGCCGCGGCCGAGCGCGGGATTCCCACGGAGGTCGTTCCCCTCGCGGACGAGCTGAGCCGCCGCGAACACGAGGAACGGGTGCTCGAGGCCCTCTCGAACTACGAGTTCGATCTCGTCTGTCTGGACGGCTACATGCGGATCCTTTCGGACACCTTCCTCGAGGAGACGCCGACGACGCTGAACGTCCACCCCGCGCTACTGCCGTCGTTCCCCGGCATGGACGCCTGGGGCGACGCGCTCGAGGCCGGCGTCTCGGTGACGGGCTGTACGGTCCACGTCGTCACGGACGCGACGGATGAGAACGGCGCGGTCGTCGAGAGCGAGGTCGACGCTGGGCCGATCGTCACGCAGGAGCCGATCCCGGTCTACGAGGGCGACGACGAGGACACGCTGAAGGACCGCGTCCTCTACGAGTGCGAATTCCGCGCCTATCCGCGCGCCGTGAAGTGGTTCGCGGAGGGTGCGATGGACGTGGATCTCGAGGCGGGCGACGTCACCGTCGACGCCGACGTGGCGAGTACCGACGGCGACGACCACGACGGGCTGCCGGCCCGTCGGCTGGTCTCCGACGACCGCGCGGACACGCTCCGCTACGGGGAGAATCCCCATCAGGGCGCTGCGATCTACACCGACTACACCTGCGACGAGGCCAGCGTCGTCCACGCCGACCAGTTGAACGAGGGCGCGAAGGCGCTGTCGTACAACAACTACAACGACGCCGACGGCGCGCTCAACCTGATCAAGGAGTTCGACGAGCCCGCGGCGGCGGTCATCAAGCACACCAACCCGGCCGGCTGTGCGACCGCCGACTCGCTTTCCAAGGCATACGAGAAGGCCCTCTCGACGGACCCGATGAGCGCCTTCGGCGGTATCGTCGCCCTCAACCGCGAGTGCGACGCCGCGACGGCCGAACAGATCGTCGACTCGTTCAAGGAGGTCGTCGTCGCGCCCGGCTACACCGACGACGCGCTCGAGGTCCTCTTCGAGAAGGAGAACCTCCGGGTGCTCGACGTCGGTGAACTGAACGACGACCACACCGAACGGTTCACCGAGAAGCCGCTCGTCGGCGGCCGACTGGTTCAGGAGCGCGACCTCCAGTCGATCTCGGTCGACGACCTCGAGGTCGTTACCGAGCGCGAGCCGACCGAAGACGAACTCGAGACGATGGTCTTCGCGTGGCAGACGCTCAAGCACGTCAAGTCCAACGGGATCCTCTTCGCGGACGGCACCGAGACGGTCGGCATCGGCATGGGACAGGTCTCCCGCGTCGACGCGGTTCGACTGGCCGCGATGAAGGCCGACGAGCACGCGGAGGGGAAGGACTCCCAGGGTGCCGTGATGGCGTCGGACGCGTTCTTCCCGTTCCCGGACGGCATCGAGGAGGCCGCCGAAGCGGGCATCGAGGCGGTTATCCAGCCCGGCGGCTCGGTCAACGACGAGGACGTGATCGAGGCCGCGGACGAACACGGCATGGCGATGGCGTTTACGGGCCAGCGGTCGTTCAAGCACGACTGA
- a CDS encoding GntP family permease, whose product MLEGFPLVLLLAAAVAFIILATAKLDLHAFLALLLAAYLTGLAAGLDPAEVASLVTDGFGGILGYIGIVIIAGTIIGTCLERSGAAIVIAETILDYVGEEYTTQVMAITGSFVSIPVFCDSGFVILSGLNRSLAQRSGLSLSTLGVALAGGLYVTHVFVPPTPGPIAAAGIIGADIGLVMLAGIIVSIPIVFVAATWADKVASNYHIDPDPEMTIDEIKAEYGTMPSRAASFAPLLVPIALIALGSIAAYPEAENPELITGTLQRWLLFVGDPAVALLVGAFIAFAIVPDFDSSVTDEWVSDGITNAAVILAVTGAGGAFGEVLSALPLENFITDTLGGLGIGLFAAFVVAAAMKSALGSSTVAILTTASLIAPLLGSLGLNTEIGQVFTVLAIGAGSMTVSHANDSYFWIITEFSDMETETAYQAWTLATLVLGVSSILWIVVLRNVAGVVF is encoded by the coding sequence ATGCTCGAAGGATTTCCACTGGTACTGTTGCTCGCCGCGGCGGTGGCCTTTATCATCCTCGCCACGGCGAAACTCGATCTACACGCGTTTCTCGCATTGCTCCTCGCCGCGTACCTGACCGGTCTCGCCGCGGGACTCGACCCCGCCGAAGTCGCGTCGCTCGTGACCGACGGGTTCGGCGGCATCCTCGGATACATCGGGATCGTGATCATCGCGGGGACGATCATCGGCACCTGCCTCGAGCGCTCGGGTGCGGCGATCGTCATCGCGGAGACGATCCTCGATTACGTCGGTGAGGAGTACACGACGCAGGTAATGGCGATCACCGGGAGTTTCGTCAGCATTCCGGTGTTCTGTGACTCCGGATTCGTCATTCTCTCGGGACTGAACCGATCGCTCGCCCAGCGCTCCGGGCTCTCGCTGTCGACGCTCGGTGTGGCGCTCGCGGGCGGTCTGTACGTTACTCACGTCTTCGTCCCGCCGACGCCCGGTCCGATCGCGGCCGCAGGGATCATCGGCGCAGACATCGGCCTCGTTATGCTCGCCGGTATCATCGTCAGTATTCCCATCGTCTTCGTCGCCGCGACGTGGGCCGACAAAGTCGCGTCGAACTATCACATCGATCCGGACCCAGAGATGACGATCGACGAGATCAAAGCCGAGTACGGAACGATGCCCTCGCGTGCGGCCTCCTTTGCGCCGCTGCTCGTCCCGATCGCGCTCATCGCACTCGGTTCGATCGCGGCCTACCCGGAAGCCGAGAATCCGGAGCTCATCACTGGGACGCTCCAGCGCTGGCTGCTGTTCGTCGGCGATCCTGCCGTCGCTCTGCTCGTCGGTGCCTTCATCGCCTTCGCGATCGTCCCTGACTTCGATAGCAGCGTCACCGACGAGTGGGTCTCCGACGGAATAACGAACGCTGCCGTCATCCTCGCCGTGACCGGCGCCGGCGGCGCGTTCGGCGAGGTCCTCTCCGCGCTGCCGCTCGAGAACTTCATCACCGACACGCTCGGCGGCCTCGGTATCGGCCTGTTCGCCGCGTTCGTCGTCGCCGCTGCGATGAAATCGGCGCTCGGTTCCTCGACGGTCGCGATCCTGACGACGGCCAGCCTCATCGCGCCGCTACTCGGTTCGCTCGGCCTGAACACCGAGATCGGCCAGGTGTTCACCGTCCTCGCGATCGGGGCCGGCAGCATGACCGTCAGCCACGCCAACGACTCCTACTTCTGGATCATCACGGAGTTCTCCGACATGGAGACTGAGACGGCCTACCAGGCCTGGACCCTCGCGACGCTGGTGCTCGGCGTCTCGAGTATCCTCTGGATCGTCGTGCTCCGAAACGTCGCCGGAGTAGTCTTCTAG
- the purB gene encoding adenylosuccinate lyase gives MTETDALYAVSPLDGRYDGRTAPLSPYASEAALMRARVRVEVEYLIALADLEVTPLELSLEEREHLRGLYTNFAEEDARLIKTLETEGYEEFDATNHDVKAVEYFVRHRLPDDSDASAWIHFGLTSEDVNNLAHRLLVRDAVDEVLLPTLYDVRETLAEMARDYRDLPMLARTHGQPATPTTFGKEMAVYAARLGRATGRIRQATDELSGKLGGASGTYAAHVAAYPDVDWQAFARDFVEGLGLKFEPLTTQVNPCDDLAALFDAFRGANTVLLDLDLDMWLYVSDRYLGQEAVEGETGSSTMPHKVNPIDFENSEGNLSKANSDLSFLADYVTTSRLQRDLSDSTVKRNIGGAFAHCLIAYGKTASGLSKVVPNEQVMRDDLENTPEIIGEAVQTILRREGQADAYERVKAVTRGKDVTLADFREMFDDLDVDEDVREELHALTPTGYTGVASELVDDLE, from the coding sequence ATGACCGAGACCGACGCCCTGTACGCCGTCTCGCCGCTGGACGGCCGGTACGACGGCCGGACCGCACCGCTGTCGCCGTACGCGAGCGAGGCCGCCCTCATGCGCGCCCGCGTTCGCGTCGAAGTCGAGTACCTCATCGCGCTGGCCGATCTCGAGGTGACCCCGCTCGAGCTCTCCCTCGAGGAACGCGAGCACCTCCGCGGGCTGTACACCAACTTCGCCGAGGAGGACGCCCGCCTGATCAAGACGCTCGAGACGGAGGGCTACGAGGAGTTCGACGCGACGAACCACGACGTGAAAGCCGTCGAGTACTTCGTCCGGCACCGGCTGCCCGACGACAGCGACGCCTCCGCCTGGATCCACTTCGGGCTGACCAGCGAGGACGTGAACAACCTCGCCCACCGACTGCTCGTCCGGGACGCGGTCGACGAGGTGCTCCTTCCGACGCTGTACGACGTGCGGGAGACGCTCGCCGAGATGGCGCGCGACTACCGCGACCTCCCGATGCTGGCCCGCACGCACGGCCAACCCGCCACGCCGACCACATTCGGTAAGGAGATGGCCGTCTACGCCGCGCGGCTCGGCAGAGCGACCGGTCGCATCCGACAGGCGACGGACGAACTCAGCGGCAAGCTCGGCGGCGCATCGGGCACCTACGCGGCCCACGTCGCCGCCTACCCCGACGTCGACTGGCAGGCGTTCGCTCGAGACTTCGTCGAAGGCCTCGGCCTGAAATTCGAACCGCTGACGACGCAGGTCAACCCCTGTGACGACCTCGCGGCGCTGTTCGACGCGTTCCGCGGGGCGAACACCGTCCTGCTCGACCTGGACCTCGACATGTGGCTCTACGTCTCCGACCGCTATCTGGGTCAGGAAGCCGTCGAAGGCGAAACCGGCTCGTCGACGATGCCCCACAAGGTCAACCCGATCGACTTCGAGAACAGCGAGGGCAACCTCTCGAAGGCGAATTCGGACCTCTCCTTCCTCGCTGACTACGTCACCACGTCCCGGCTCCAGCGGGATCTCTCGGACTCGACGGTCAAGCGCAACATCGGCGGCGCCTTCGCGCACTGCCTGATCGCCTACGGGAAGACCGCGTCGGGGCTCTCGAAGGTCGTCCCCAACGAACAGGTCATGCGCGATGACCTCGAGAACACCCCCGAAATCATCGGCGAGGCGGTCCAGACCATCCTCCGACGCGAGGGGCAGGCCGACGCCTACGAGCGCGTCAAGGCCGTGACCCGCGGGAAAGACGTCACCCTCGCGGACTTCCGCGAGATGTTCGACGACCTCGACGTCGACGAGGACGTGCGCGAGGAACTGCACGCGCTGACGCCGACGGGCTACACCGGCGTCGCGAGCGAACTGGTCGACGACCTCGAGTAG
- a CDS encoding M20 family metallopeptidase has product MTGIESSGDTEVGSAFDPITFLETAVQHPSHEDVGSMREYLCETLEARGIDPRVDDAGNVLASRGVPKGEAETHVVLNTHIDTVSPHVPYERDEDAAEADGGPVIRGRGSCDAKGPLAALLSAFFGVEPTDGRVTLAITPDEEVLSTGAYALVSSDDPPTRDADAVIVGEPTDLDVCTAAKGRFQGTIHLTGANAHAAEPDTGTNAVAALEGVLEAIRTFGERADAPPAHPQLGAATLTPTVVEGGEATNQVPADCALTVDRRSVPPETADEFHDSLTAHLRAAVPEAVGLEFRFTDRPTPFLEAWDTDPDAAVVDILADAAGGDVRPFTAATEASYFAADAPTVVFGPGVLADDEGAVAHAPREYVRVDAVREAARALEATVAELLE; this is encoded by the coding sequence GTGACTGGTATCGAATCCTCCGGCGACACCGAGGTCGGTAGCGCGTTCGATCCGATCACTTTCCTCGAGACCGCCGTCCAGCACCCCTCCCACGAGGACGTGGGATCGATGCGCGAGTATCTCTGCGAGACGCTCGAAGCCCGCGGAATCGATCCTCGCGTCGACGACGCCGGGAACGTGCTCGCGAGCCGCGGCGTCCCGAAAGGCGAGGCCGAGACGCACGTCGTTTTGAATACCCACATCGACACGGTCTCGCCGCATGTCCCCTACGAGCGCGACGAAGATGCCGCCGAAGCCGACGGGGGACCCGTCATCCGCGGTCGCGGCTCCTGCGACGCGAAGGGACCGCTCGCGGCCCTTCTCTCCGCGTTCTTCGGGGTCGAACCGACCGACGGCCGCGTCACGCTCGCGATCACGCCCGACGAAGAAGTGCTCTCGACGGGTGCCTACGCGCTCGTCTCGAGCGACGATCCGCCCACCCGAGACGCGGACGCGGTGATCGTCGGCGAACCGACCGATCTCGACGTCTGTACGGCCGCGAAGGGGCGCTTTCAGGGGACCATCCACCTGACGGGTGCCAACGCTCACGCTGCCGAACCCGACACCGGGACCAACGCCGTCGCCGCCCTCGAGGGCGTCCTCGAGGCGATCCGGACCTTCGGGGAGCGCGCGGACGCGCCGCCGGCTCACCCCCAGCTCGGCGCGGCGACGCTGACCCCGACCGTGGTCGAGGGCGGCGAGGCGACGAATCAGGTGCCGGCCGACTGCGCGCTGACGGTCGACCGGCGGAGCGTGCCGCCGGAGACGGCCGACGAGTTCCACGACTCACTGACGGCCCACCTGCGGGCCGCCGTTCCCGAGGCCGTCGGCCTCGAGTTCCGTTTTACCGACCGGCCGACGCCGTTCCTCGAGGCCTGGGACACCGATCCCGACGCAGCGGTCGTCGATATCCTCGCGGACGCGGCCGGCGGCGACGTACGGCCCTTCACGGCGGCGACGGAGGCCTCCTACTTCGCAGCGGACGCACCCACGGTCGTCTTCGGACCGGGCGTCCTCGCGGACGACGAGGGAGCAGTCGCACACGCGCCGCGGGAGTACGTCCGCGTCGACGCCGTCCGGGAGGCGGCGCGGGCGCTCGAGGCGACGGTGGCCGAACTGCTCGAGTGA
- a CDS encoding glycerate kinase type-2 family protein → MIEGRDRLASSEGRDVALECVEAGIEAGHPRRVVRDAVAIEGDHLRIADETYDLAEYEEIVVLGGGNAAAHVAVALETVLGDRIDRGIVVTDDPVETEAVTVREGDHPVPSERGVDGTRALLEAADAATEDTLVLAAITGGGSALMAAPAGDVSLADLQSTTDALLASGADIHEINAVRKHLSALKGGRLAHRAAPATVASLILSDVVGNDLSVIASGPVAPDESTFDDALAVLERYEIDAPDAVIDRLERGVGGEIAETPGADDPAFETVSNHVVADGMTVLEAARDAAVERGYETLVLSSRVRGEARDAAATHVAIAEESRATGTPVEPPAVVLSGGETTVTVRGDGTGGPNQEFATSAALELGSGQDVGTDRGITVAAVDTDGIDGATDAAGAVADGTTVEDPDAARAALAENDVYPYLESREGLIVTGPTGTNLNDLRVLVVR, encoded by the coding sequence GTGATCGAAGGCCGCGACCGCCTCGCCTCGAGCGAGGGTCGCGACGTCGCGCTCGAATGCGTCGAAGCCGGCATCGAAGCGGGCCACCCGCGGCGGGTCGTCCGCGACGCCGTCGCGATCGAGGGCGACCACCTCCGCATCGCGGACGAAACGTACGACCTCGCCGAGTACGAGGAGATCGTCGTCCTCGGCGGTGGCAACGCCGCAGCACACGTCGCCGTCGCCCTCGAAACGGTCCTCGGCGACCGGATCGATCGCGGAATCGTGGTCACGGACGACCCCGTCGAAACGGAGGCCGTGACCGTTCGCGAGGGCGATCACCCGGTCCCGAGCGAACGCGGCGTCGACGGCACGCGGGCCCTACTCGAGGCGGCTGACGCGGCGACGGAAGACACGCTCGTTCTCGCGGCGATCACGGGCGGGGGCAGCGCGCTCATGGCCGCGCCTGCGGGCGACGTGTCCCTTGCGGACCTTCAGTCGACCACCGACGCCCTGCTCGCGAGCGGGGCCGATATCCACGAAATCAACGCGGTCCGCAAACACCTCTCGGCACTGAAAGGCGGTCGGCTGGCGCATCGCGCCGCCCCTGCGACGGTCGCCTCGTTGATCCTGAGCGACGTCGTGGGGAACGATCTGAGCGTGATCGCCAGCGGTCCCGTCGCGCCCGACGAATCGACCTTCGACGACGCGCTCGCGGTCCTCGAGCGATACGAAATCGACGCGCCCGATGCGGTCATCGATCGCCTCGAGCGAGGCGTAGGCGGCGAGATCGCCGAGACGCCGGGAGCCGACGATCCGGCGTTCGAGACCGTCTCGAATCACGTCGTCGCCGACGGGATGACCGTGCTCGAGGCGGCTCGCGACGCGGCAGTCGAGCGCGGATACGAGACCCTCGTGCTCTCCTCGCGCGTTCGCGGCGAGGCCCGCGACGCGGCCGCGACCCACGTCGCCATCGCGGAGGAGAGCCGGGCGACGGGCACGCCGGTCGAACCGCCGGCCGTCGTCCTCTCGGGCGGCGAGACGACGGTGACGGTTCGGGGCGACGGGACGGGCGGGCCGAACCAGGAGTTCGCGACGAGCGCGGCGCTCGAGCTCGGGAGCGGTCAGGACGTCGGAACTGACCGCGGAATCACGGTCGCCGCGGTCGACACCGACGGCATCGATGGCGCGACCGACGCGGCCGGCGCAGTGGCCGACGGGACGACCGTCGAGGACCCCGATGCGGCGCGTGCGGCCCTCGCCGAGAACGACGTCTATCCGTATCTCGAGTCCCGGGAGGGCCTGATAGTCACGGGGCCGACCGGGACGAACCTGAACGACCTGCGGGTGCTGGTCGTTCGCTAG
- a CDS encoding CPBP family intramembrane glutamic endopeptidase: MSSRRRTGRVGARLERGTRAIGLCLVIGLLGYFTGMAAGTGAVGHLSVLGYSTETVDEIGLSVAFNVVGAGGTALSYLIIRRSGFDPAFAVDLLRIRRPDWWDLAWVVVGLVGAFVVLVGYQQVVDLIEPLGGSEGTTHSGIEAGREYPALLLLGIPLALLLTGPGEELLFRGVLQSRLNETFPTVVAVGLTGLVFGAIHLPVYAGTEPSAVIVSLGTVTTLGLYFGTLYELSGNLVVPALIHGCFNATVYLTNYLTYA, encoded by the coding sequence GTGTCCTCGAGACGACGGACCGGCCGGGTGGGAGCGCGACTCGAACGCGGTACTCGAGCGATCGGACTCTGCCTCGTTATCGGGCTCCTGGGCTATTTCACCGGGATGGCCGCGGGAACGGGAGCGGTCGGTCACCTCTCGGTACTGGGGTACAGCACGGAAACCGTCGACGAGATCGGGCTCTCGGTGGCGTTCAACGTCGTCGGTGCCGGCGGCACGGCGCTCTCCTATCTGATTATCCGGCGCAGCGGTTTCGACCCGGCGTTCGCCGTCGATTTGCTCCGAATTCGGCGGCCGGATTGGTGGGATCTCGCCTGGGTCGTCGTCGGACTCGTCGGGGCGTTCGTCGTCCTCGTCGGCTACCAGCAGGTCGTGGACCTGATCGAACCGCTCGGGGGGAGCGAGGGGACGACCCATTCCGGGATCGAGGCCGGTCGGGAGTATCCCGCCCTGTTGCTCCTGGGGATTCCGCTCGCGCTGCTGTTGACCGGTCCCGGCGAGGAACTCCTGTTCAGGGGCGTCCTCCAGTCGCGGCTCAACGAAACGTTTCCGACGGTCGTCGCAGTCGGACTCACCGGCCTCGTCTTCGGCGCGATCCACCTGCCCGTGTACGCGGGCACCGAACCGAGCGCGGTGATCGTGAGTCTCGGGACGGTGACGACGCTGGGGTTGTATTTCGGCACGCTCTACGAACTCAGCGGCAATCTGGTCGTTCCAGCGCTGATCCACGGCTGTTTCAACGCGACCGTCTATCTCACGAACTACCTGACCTACGCCTGA
- a CDS encoding amidohydrolase family protein, translating to MLELEHGFRVVDISARLPPTDGGGENRGPPITADRLEREMHQAGVTKSVVFPPSDPGTSYVAPNNGVARRSVDRPFVAFARINGTQTPGRNATGKLRNAVSRRTERHTSPSDIEKYAYDDRFHGFVLDPAVDGYPDEDVIAALEDVDLPVIVRGGTDAPPETLEETLLDRTFPVIVGRFGGHPLNRALMDEMIDLLDEYDDCYLETSFVRYREQLERALMEHPDRVFFGSGAPACHPNVAVMEILTLDVSEDLLRRAFSKNACRIVEALTVHADRRI from the coding sequence ATGCTGGAGCTGGAACACGGGTTTCGCGTCGTCGACATCTCGGCGCGGCTCCCGCCGACCGACGGCGGTGGGGAGAATCGGGGACCGCCGATTACGGCGGACCGACTCGAGCGGGAGATGCATCAGGCCGGAGTCACGAAATCGGTCGTCTTCCCGCCGTCAGATCCGGGAACCAGCTACGTCGCGCCGAACAACGGCGTCGCCAGACGCAGCGTCGACCGGCCGTTCGTGGCGTTCGCCCGGATCAACGGGACCCAGACCCCGGGCCGGAACGCGACCGGGAAGCTCCGCAACGCCGTCAGTCGCCGCACGGAACGCCACACGTCGCCGAGCGACATCGAGAAATACGCGTACGACGACCGGTTTCACGGATTCGTTCTCGATCCCGCCGTCGACGGCTACCCGGACGAGGACGTCATCGCGGCGCTCGAGGACGTCGACCTTCCAGTGATCGTTCGCGGCGGCACCGACGCACCGCCCGAGACGCTCGAGGAGACCCTTCTCGATCGAACCTTCCCCGTTATCGTCGGCCGCTTCGGCGGCCATCCGCTGAATCGGGCGCTGATGGACGAAATGATCGACCTCCTCGACGAGTACGACGACTGCTACCTCGAGACGAGCTTCGTTCGGTACCGCGAACAGCTCGAGCGCGCGCTCATGGAACACCCCGATCGCGTCTTCTTCGGCAGCGGCGCGCCCGCCTGCCACCCCAACGTCGCGGTCATGGAGATACTCACCCTCGACGTGTCGGAGGATCTGCTCCGGCGCGCGTTCTCGAAGAACGCCTGTCGGATAGTCGAGGCGCTCACCGTCCACGCGGACCGGCGAATCTGA
- a CDS encoding EamA family transporter: protein MRRYLGLSLIACLVYSLVAPLLSIAMTELPSTLAVFLSNSVMFVTVGLVIRYRGLSVRPYLRHPRTPYIVAMGVLLTIGLLTYYRALALGPVSVVVPIYGLFIVVSSLVGIVAFEETVTARKVAAIGLSVLAIVLMSV, encoded by the coding sequence ATGCGGCGCTACCTCGGACTGTCGCTGATCGCCTGTCTGGTGTACAGCCTCGTCGCACCGCTGCTCTCGATCGCGATGACGGAGCTGCCCAGCACGCTGGCGGTGTTCCTGTCGAACTCCGTCATGTTCGTGACCGTCGGCCTCGTGATCCGCTACCGCGGTCTGTCGGTGCGACCCTATCTCCGGCACCCCCGCACCCCGTACATCGTCGCGATGGGCGTGTTACTGACGATCGGCCTGCTGACCTACTACCGGGCGCTCGCGCTCGGCCCGGTGAGCGTCGTCGTCCCGATTTACGGGCTCTTCATCGTCGTCAGTTCGCTGGTCGGTATCGTCGCCTTCGAGGAGACCGTCACCGCCCGAAAAGTAGCCGCCATCGGTTTGAGCGTGCTGGCCATCGTACTGATGTCGGTGTAA